The following is a genomic window from Spirosoma foliorum.
AGCGAAGGAGCCCTCAAAACGATGAGTGAAGCCGAACAGGACAAGTTTCGGGAGGAACATGGATTTAAACGAGTAGGTCCGCCAATCAATCAGTTAAAAAAGTAGCGTTAATTGCTAGTGCTCGTCCAAAATAGATTCTATTGTTTCTACTAGATTCTTTTGATACTAGATGCCTGATTATCAGAATCGATAGAATCTACAGAAACTATAGAATCTAAATTGGAAAAGTACTAGTAAGGCTCAGTAATTGTCCTTTATGTATTGACCTCTTTTTCGACCCTTTACGAAATTCCATTTTTATTCCCTTACACAACTCTTTTTTGCAAATCCATTTCTCGGTCTTTTCCACCTGATTAGGCTCTTCTAAGGAGTTTCTAAGATTTGTTTAAGCCCCCTCTAAGTCGTTGATGCGTCATTTGTTAGTCTACACTGAGCGTTCAGTAGCGCATCAACACCATGAAAACGTTTAATTCCTCGTTTAATCGATTACTGATAGTTTCCTATCGCCTACCGTTTACGATACAACAAACGGATCAAGGTCCAGAACTGCTACAGAATTCAGGTGGTCTGGTTTCAGCCGTGTTGTCAATGGCTGAACAGATGGGCCAGAATCAGAGAAAATCAGCCACCAAAATTCACTGGATCGGGCACGGCGATTCGTCCCTTCAACAACTCGACTCCTCTGCCCTGGAAAATGATACGTTTGTGGCGCATCCGGTTTTTATGGATGAGGCTGTGCATAAAGGCTTTTATGAAGGATTTAGCAATGATTTGATCTGGCCATTATTCCATTATTTCCCTTCCTATGCCTCCTTTAAAGAACACGATTTTGATTGTTATCAACAGGCAAATACGCGTTTTCTGGAAGAATTAACCGCGCTGGTCGAACCCGGCGATTTCGTCTGGATTCACGATTTTCAATTGATGTTACTGCCCGATTTACTCCGACAGGCCATGCCGGAAACGTCGATTGGCTACTTCTTTCATATCCCTTTTCCTACTTACGAGATTATAAAACTGCTCCCCCGAACCTGGCGGCAAGCACTCATTCAGGGTGTATTGGGAGCCGATGTCGTGGGGTTTCACACCACCGACTATGTTCAGCATTTCTTGCAGAGTGTATCAGAAGTGCTGGACTTACCCATTATTGGGCAGCGCATCGTTTTGCCCGACCGCTCAATTCGCGTCAACGCCTTTCCCATCAGCATTGATTTTAATAAATTCAATAAAAGCGGGCAGGAAACGGAGGTTTTTGCCACCCAGCAACACTACAAAAATCTGCTCCGGCATAACAAAATCATCTTTTCGGTTGACCGACTTGATTACACCAAAGGCATTACCTCCCGATTACAGGGTTACGAACGATTTTTGATCCAGAATCCGGATTGGCATGATCAGGTGACCTTCGTAATGACGGTGGTGCCATCGCGAGATAAGATTGGACAGTATCAGGAACTTAAACGAGAGATTGAAGAAACGGTTGGGCGCATCAACGGTCTGTTTGGCACCATCGGCTGGCGACCCATCGTGTATTCGTACCGGTCGCTGACCTTTACAGAGCTGCTGGCCTTGTACACCGCCTGCGACATTGCTCTGATTACGCCCATTCGCGATGGCATGAATCTGGTTTGTAAGGAATTTGTCGCCAGTCGACACGACCTCAAAGGGGTGTTGATTTTAAGCGAATTAGCCGGGGCAGCTCAGGAACTACGTGATGCCATCATTATCAATCCAACCGACACCCAGGAAGTGGCCGATGCCATTAAACAGGCATTACTCATGCCCGCGGCCGAACAGGAAAAGCGTTTAGGGCACATGCGAAAGCACCTGCAAAATCACAATGTTTTCCGGTGGAGCCATGATTTTTTTACTGCATTCAACGATATGATAACCAGCCCAACCGATTTAGAAACAGATTTGCCCATTCAGCCATTCATGACCGCCTTTAGCGACGCAAGAAAGCGACTACTCTTAGTTGATTTCGACGGAACACTGGCCCC
Proteins encoded in this region:
- a CDS encoding bifunctional alpha,alpha-trehalose-phosphate synthase (UDP-forming)/trehalose-phosphatase, which translates into the protein MKTFNSSFNRLLIVSYRLPFTIQQTDQGPELLQNSGGLVSAVLSMAEQMGQNQRKSATKIHWIGHGDSSLQQLDSSALENDTFVAHPVFMDEAVHKGFYEGFSNDLIWPLFHYFPSYASFKEHDFDCYQQANTRFLEELTALVEPGDFVWIHDFQLMLLPDLLRQAMPETSIGYFFHIPFPTYEIIKLLPRTWRQALIQGVLGADVVGFHTTDYVQHFLQSVSEVLDLPIIGQRIVLPDRSIRVNAFPISIDFNKFNKSGQETEVFATQQHYKNLLRHNKIIFSVDRLDYTKGITSRLQGYERFLIQNPDWHDQVTFVMTVVPSRDKIGQYQELKREIEETVGRINGLFGTIGWRPIVYSYRSLTFTELLALYTACDIALITPIRDGMNLVCKEFVASRHDLKGVLILSELAGAAQELRDAIIINPTDTQEVADAIKQALLMPAAEQEKRLGHMRKHLQNHNVFRWSHDFFTAFNDMITSPTDLETDLPIQPFMTAFSDARKRLLLVDFDGTLAPIVNDPADARPSDSLQTILVQLAESSDVVVISGRNRSFLEKTFTRIPVHLVAEHGAFLKKPDQPWQRLDLSADDWVEPVRLTMDHFVDRFPGSFIEGKETAIAWHYRMAESEEVEGQAIDLATQLRRVASSIPLTVIQGNKVVEVKPAQHSKGTVAQTIAEQKPYDFIISIGDDTTDEDMFRQLPNWAYTLKVGSGVSFARYRLARQQDVEALLQRMNDVLVEA